A genome region from Kaistia algarum includes the following:
- a CDS encoding sugar ABC transporter ATP-binding protein, whose amino-acid sequence MGEIVFEARGVGKVFPGVKALDDVSITLEKGSIHALLGENGAGKSTLIKIITGVYRPDGGELLLGGQPVRFAKARDAMTAGIGFVPQERNLIPRFSIGENICLESTSAHAWRPIDSKAIHAEARRWLDLLDLDVDSRMPVSRLSVAKMQLVEIAKALSQRSKVLLLDEPTASLSPHEADVLFGLLRKLRDDGVSILFVSHKLEEVAAICDRVTVLRDGRNACDSRSMAGLGRQDLVRLMIGRSEQIPEWPERDSAARPPVLELRGVSTAIGHSGINLTVRQGEIVGLYGLVGAGRTELAKSIMGAFAVTAGEVLLAGKPVKIGSVSEAIHQYRLGYVSEDRKQEGLILMHSVLENAGIAVWRKLAGKLGLLTDRTVRAKVEPFITRLEVKTPSLEQIVGNLSGGNQQKISVAKWLAAGTQLLIVDEPTVGIDIKSKAYLHQLLRDLSDAGTPILLITSDMPEMITLADRIVVMNDYRITGELKNTRDYERISEGIMQLIHADKAA is encoded by the coding sequence ATGGGCGAGATCGTCTTCGAGGCACGCGGCGTCGGCAAGGTCTTCCCAGGCGTCAAGGCGCTGGACGACGTGTCGATCACGCTGGAGAAAGGCTCGATCCACGCTTTGCTCGGCGAAAACGGCGCCGGCAAGTCGACGCTGATCAAGATCATCACCGGCGTCTACCGGCCCGATGGCGGCGAGTTGCTGCTGGGTGGCCAGCCCGTCCGCTTCGCCAAGGCCCGCGATGCGATGACCGCCGGCATCGGCTTTGTGCCGCAGGAGCGCAACCTGATCCCGCGCTTCTCCATCGGCGAGAACATCTGCCTCGAATCCACCTCTGCCCATGCGTGGCGGCCGATCGACTCCAAGGCCATCCATGCCGAGGCGCGGCGCTGGCTCGACCTGCTCGACCTCGACGTCGATTCGCGCATGCCGGTTTCGCGCCTCTCCGTCGCCAAGATGCAGCTCGTCGAGATCGCCAAGGCGCTGTCGCAGCGCTCCAAGGTGCTGCTGCTCGACGAGCCGACCGCCTCGCTGTCGCCGCATGAGGCGGACGTGCTGTTCGGGCTGTTGCGCAAGCTGCGCGATGACGGCGTCTCGATCCTCTTCGTCAGCCACAAGCTCGAGGAGGTCGCGGCTATCTGCGATCGCGTCACCGTGCTGCGCGACGGCCGCAACGCCTGCGACAGCCGTTCGATGGCCGGGCTCGGCCGGCAGGATCTGGTGCGGCTGATGATCGGCCGCAGCGAGCAGATCCCGGAATGGCCGGAGCGCGACAGCGCCGCCCGTCCGCCGGTTCTGGAGCTTCGCGGCGTCTCGACCGCCATCGGTCACAGCGGCATCAATCTGACGGTGCGGCAGGGCGAGATCGTCGGCCTCTATGGTCTGGTCGGCGCCGGACGGACTGAACTCGCCAAGTCGATCATGGGCGCCTTCGCGGTCACGGCCGGCGAGGTCCTGCTGGCCGGCAAGCCGGTGAAGATCGGCTCGGTATCGGAGGCGATCCATCAGTACCGGCTCGGCTATGTCAGCGAGGACCGCAAGCAGGAGGGCCTGATCCTCATGCATTCGGTGCTGGAGAATGCCGGCATCGCGGTCTGGCGCAAGCTTGCCGGCAAGCTCGGCCTGCTCACCGATCGAACCGTGCGGGCCAAGGTGGAACCCTTCATCACCCGGCTCGAGGTCAAGACGCCGTCGCTGGAACAGATCGTCGGCAATCTCTCCGGCGGCAACCAGCAGAAGATCAGCGTCGCCAAATGGCTGGCGGCCGGCACGCAGCTCCTGATCGTCGACGAGCCGACGGTCGGCATCGACATCAAGAGCAAGGCCTATCTGCACCAGCTGCTGCGCGACCTGTCCGACGCCGGGACGCCGATCCTGCTGATCACCTCCGACATGCCGGAAATGATCACGCTCGCCGACCGCATCGTCGTCATGAACGATTACCGCATCACCGGCGAACTGAAGAACACGCGCGACTATGAGCGGATCAGCGAAGGCATCATGCAGCTGATCCACGCGGACAAGGCGGCTTAG
- a CDS encoding ABC transporter permease, with amino-acid sequence MASYLRADWFGPLVVTVVAVVGIAMFNPSFLSPLNIQVLLLALAVNGLIAFSQMIIIAIGQMNLSVGAIGGLAAISFAGMMQVWGIPAPIAAVLAMAIGLAGGVLNGVFISWTGISAFVITLASLSIFKGLNLAITRAQPFYGVAESVKTFGTTTIIGPLPWLILPAALVFLATWYLLNRLSLGRQILAVGGNEHAAALSGISVPRTIIAAHAISGLLAALAGIALVARLQIGQPTIGDDWLILSFAAPVIGGAVLSGGHVSVPATLLGVIIVAIITQALVLFHIDPFLVQVVLGGLILWAVGVNRWREVRLAGAVKGK; translated from the coding sequence ATGGCAAGTTATCTCCGCGCCGACTGGTTCGGCCCGCTCGTCGTCACCGTCGTGGCGGTGGTCGGCATCGCGATGTTCAACCCGTCCTTCCTGTCGCCGCTGAATATCCAGGTGCTGCTGCTGGCACTGGCCGTGAACGGCCTCATCGCCTTTTCGCAGATGATCATCATCGCTATCGGCCAGATGAACCTCTCCGTCGGCGCGATCGGCGGCCTCGCGGCGATTTCCTTCGCCGGCATGATGCAGGTCTGGGGCATCCCTGCGCCGATTGCCGCCGTTCTCGCCATGGCGATCGGCCTGGCCGGCGGCGTCCTGAACGGCGTCTTCATCTCGTGGACGGGCATCTCCGCCTTCGTCATCACGCTGGCCAGCCTCTCGATCTTCAAGGGGCTCAATCTCGCCATCACGCGGGCCCAGCCCTTCTATGGCGTGGCCGAGAGCGTCAAGACGTTCGGCACGACGACGATCATCGGTCCGCTGCCCTGGCTGATCCTGCCGGCTGCGCTGGTCTTCCTCGCGACCTGGTACCTGCTGAACCGCCTGTCGCTCGGCCGGCAGATCCTCGCCGTCGGCGGCAATGAGCATGCGGCGGCGCTCTCCGGCATCTCGGTGCCGCGCACCATCATCGCCGCCCATGCGATCTCCGGCCTGCTCGCGGCCCTCGCCGGCATCGCGCTGGTCGCCCGCCTGCAGATCGGTCAGCCCACGATCGGTGATGACTGGCTGATCCTCTCCTTCGCGGCGCCCGTCATCGGTGGCGCGGTGCTCTCGGGCGGTCATGTCAGCGTGCCCGCGACCTTGCTCGGCGTCATCATCGTCGCGATCATCACGCAGGCGCTGGTCCTGTTCCACATTGACCCGTTCCTGGTCCAGGTGGTGCTCGGCGGATTGATCCTCTGGGCGGTCGGCGTCAATCGCTGGCGCGAAGTGCGCCTCGCCGGCGCCGTGAAGGGGAAGTGA
- a CDS encoding ABC transporter permease, translated as MPVDNPPATPSAASAARPSPSGRPKFYLTNEFGLLVLIIGFALLFSLFSKNFLSPFNMFALGRVAAVNAMVGFAMMVVIVTGGLNLAVGAIGVCGAMFCGWLLEQVGVPWPIAIVLALAFGAALGWINGFAVVKSGLHSFIITLATMSIFFGAMVFLTRAESFRGLPPVFSAFGTARFFGMLSPLLIVAAVVGLLLSIMYRYTVVGREMLAAGAKPEAAAFSGVPVGRVFIYCHMLSGSLAALTAMLVMARNGAAIPSMAGQLGQDWLLPAFLGPVLGGTLLAGGRASPLGTFLGAILVTMLTNGLLLLRVGEFWVQACLGLLLLLAVLIDKARRSYLAHLRVA; from the coding sequence ATGCCCGTCGACAACCCTCCCGCGACGCCTTCGGCCGCCAGCGCGGCCCGGCCGAGCCCGAGCGGACGCCCGAAATTCTATCTGACCAATGAATTCGGGCTGCTGGTCCTCATCATCGGCTTCGCGCTCCTGTTCAGCCTGTTCTCGAAGAATTTCCTCTCGCCGTTCAACATGTTCGCGCTGGGCCGCGTGGCCGCCGTCAATGCGATGGTAGGCTTCGCGATGATGGTGGTGATTGTCACCGGCGGGCTCAACCTCGCGGTCGGCGCCATCGGCGTCTGCGGTGCCATGTTCTGCGGCTGGCTGCTGGAGCAGGTCGGCGTGCCATGGCCGATCGCGATTGTGCTGGCGCTCGCATTCGGTGCCGCGCTCGGCTGGATCAACGGCTTCGCGGTCGTCAAGTCGGGCCTGCACTCCTTCATCATCACGCTCGCCACCATGAGCATCTTCTTCGGCGCCATGGTGTTCCTGACCCGGGCCGAATCGTTCCGCGGCCTGCCGCCGGTGTTTTCGGCCTTCGGCACGGCGCGCTTCTTCGGCATGCTGTCGCCGCTTCTGATCGTGGCTGCCGTGGTCGGCTTGCTGCTCTCCATCATGTATCGCTACACGGTCGTCGGCCGTGAGATGCTCGCCGCCGGCGCCAAGCCGGAAGCCGCCGCCTTCTCCGGTGTGCCGGTCGGCCGCGTCTTCATCTATTGCCACATGCTGTCGGGCTCGCTCGCGGCGCTGACCGCCATGCTCGTCATGGCGCGCAACGGCGCCGCCATCCCGTCCATGGCCGGCCAGCTCGGCCAGGACTGGCTGCTGCCCGCCTTTCTCGGCCCCGTGCTCGGCGGCACGCTGCTTGCCGGCGGCCGGGCCTCGCCGCTCGGCACCTTCTTGGGCGCGATCCTCGTCACCATGCTCACCAACGGCCTGCTGTTGCTGCGGGTCGGCGAGTTCTGGGTCCAGGCCTGCCTGGGGCTGCTGCTGCTGCTCGCCGTGCTGATCGACAAGGCGCGCCGCTCCTACCTCGCGCATCTGAGGGTGGCCTGA
- a CDS encoding sugar ABC transporter substrate-binding protein yields MSFSRKLTLAAAAAMLTLGTAYASDTQVALVPGGPHPYFAAWEQAGKDAAKDFGLAAADYKVPQKWELSQQNELLESLLTQGYNAFLIFPGDPVGSVSTATELTSAGAPVIALAGCLKDPSPAAFCLGTDTGNSAYIGTQHLIKAMGDGKKRIAHFTGFLVDPNTQLRIDAVEKAAKEGGAEVVQVIADIDAPEPAEEKINAYLAAHAGEVDGIITTAWVPAVVASNALRKIGDKRIKMVGIDHDEVVLKAIKDGYVDGTMLQNPYGQGYIGSFAADKLRTGCKVKADAPFKSNALTTKFIDSGTVFVDAAEVDTYVTAMQGITKDLFATFQATYLDCP; encoded by the coding sequence ATGTCGTTTTCCAGGAAGCTCACGCTGGCCGCCGCGGCCGCGATGCTGACGCTGGGCACCGCCTATGCGTCGGATACGCAGGTCGCACTGGTTCCGGGCGGTCCGCACCCCTATTTCGCCGCCTGGGAACAGGCCGGCAAGGATGCGGCCAAGGATTTCGGCCTGGCCGCTGCTGATTACAAGGTTCCCCAGAAGTGGGAGCTCAGCCAGCAGAACGAACTGCTCGAGAGCCTGCTGACGCAGGGCTACAACGCCTTCCTGATCTTCCCGGGCGATCCTGTCGGATCGGTCTCGACCGCCACGGAGCTGACCTCGGCCGGCGCGCCGGTCATCGCGCTCGCAGGCTGCCTCAAGGACCCGTCGCCGGCCGCCTTCTGCCTCGGCACGGACACCGGTAACTCGGCCTATATCGGCACGCAGCACCTCATCAAGGCGATGGGCGACGGCAAGAAGCGCATCGCCCACTTCACCGGCTTCCTGGTCGACCCGAACACGCAGCTTCGCATCGACGCCGTCGAGAAGGCCGCGAAGGAAGGTGGCGCGGAGGTCGTGCAGGTGATCGCCGACATCGACGCGCCCGAGCCGGCGGAAGAGAAGATCAACGCCTATCTCGCCGCCCATGCCGGCGAAGTCGACGGCATCATCACCACGGCCTGGGTGCCGGCGGTGGTCGCCTCGAACGCGCTGCGCAAGATCGGCGACAAGCGCATCAAGATGGTCGGCATCGACCATGACGAGGTCGTGCTGAAGGCGATCAAGGACGGCTACGTCGACGGCACCATGCTGCAGAACCCCTACGGCCAGGGCTATATCGGCTCGTTCGCCGCCGACAAGCTGCGCACCGGCTGCAAGGTCAAGGCCGACGCGCCGTTCAAGAGCAACGCGCTGACGACCAAGTTCATCGATTCGGGCACCGTGTTCGTCGATGCGGCCGAGGTCGACACCTATGTGACGGCGATGCAGGGGATCACCAAGGATCTCTTCGCCACGTTCCAGGCAACCTATCTCGACTGCCCGTAG
- a CDS encoding GntR family transcriptional regulator, translating into MHSAIAIAPVKPEADAFDFDFVLDRRRPVADQIYESLKAAIVSVKLLPGTSISESRMCRHFGVSRTPVRAAILRLSEEGLINVYPQQGSYVSAIGLSDIRDGHFIRKSLELSILSEAAAQWTTQKSLEARAIVARGADAVAAGDIEAFHEADELFHQAFTVFANHPGVWPAILHAKTRLSRFIHLFGNSERLPIVIEEHLAILDALDAGDADEARARLDYHLDKIFRLFDQVPDPYRPYLTD; encoded by the coding sequence ATGCACTCAGCAATCGCGATAGCGCCTGTCAAACCGGAAGCCGATGCCTTCGATTTCGATTTCGTCCTCGATCGCCGCCGACCCGTGGCGGATCAGATCTACGAATCGTTGAAGGCTGCCATCGTCTCCGTGAAGCTGCTGCCGGGCACGTCCATCAGCGAGAGCCGCATGTGCCGCCATTTCGGCGTATCACGCACGCCGGTCCGCGCGGCGATCCTGCGCCTTTCCGAGGAGGGCCTGATCAACGTCTATCCACAGCAGGGCAGCTACGTCTCCGCGATCGGCCTCTCCGACATCCGCGACGGCCATTTCATCCGCAAATCGCTCGAGCTTTCGATCCTGTCGGAAGCGGCGGCGCAGTGGACGACGCAGAAGAGCCTCGAGGCACGCGCGATCGTCGCGCGCGGCGCGGACGCTGTCGCGGCGGGTGACATCGAGGCATTCCACGAGGCTGACGAACTCTTCCATCAAGCGTTCACCGTCTTCGCCAATCACCCCGGCGTCTGGCCGGCGATCCTGCATGCGAAAACCCGGCTGAGCCGGTTTATCCATCTCTTCGGCAATTCGGAACGTCTGCCCATCGTCATCGAGGAGCACCTGGCCATTCTCGACGCGCTCGACGCGGGCGATGCCGACGAGGCGCGGGCGCGGCTCGACTATCACCTCGACAAGATCTTTCGCCTCTTCGACCAGGTTCCGGACCCCTACCGGCCTTACCTGACCGACTGA
- a CDS encoding SDR family NAD(P)-dependent oxidoreductase → MSSHSKTALVTGAAGAIGASIARALAGLGARVLLVDIAAAPIEALADEIPGSVPVVLDLSDTDAVAARIDALSAEFGGIDILVNNAGILSNNKAATTTIEEWRRVTAVNVDAAFVLSRGVLPSMRAKRWGRIVNISSYAAKSGGLTAGTAYSVSKASLIGLTFSIARETASEGITVNAIAPAYVMSRMISEQLTEAQRQQQLAQIPVGRFCEPEEVAHAVTFLVSPLAGFITGEVVDMNGGLHFD, encoded by the coding sequence ATGAGTTCGCATTCCAAGACCGCCCTGGTAACGGGTGCCGCCGGCGCGATCGGCGCCTCGATCGCGCGGGCGCTCGCCGGTCTCGGGGCGCGGGTCCTCCTGGTCGACATCGCCGCCGCGCCGATCGAGGCGCTGGCGGACGAGATTCCCGGCTCCGTGCCGGTCGTGCTCGACCTATCGGACACGGACGCCGTCGCGGCGCGGATCGATGCGCTCAGCGCCGAGTTCGGCGGCATCGACATCCTCGTCAACAACGCCGGCATCTTATCCAACAACAAGGCGGCGACGACGACGATCGAGGAATGGCGGCGCGTCACCGCCGTCAATGTCGACGCCGCCTTCGTTCTCAGCCGCGGCGTGCTGCCTTCGATGCGCGCCAAGCGCTGGGGCCGCATCGTCAACATCTCGTCCTATGCGGCGAAATCGGGTGGGCTCACCGCCGGCACGGCCTATTCGGTGTCGAAAGCGTCGCTCATCGGCCTCACCTTCTCGATCGCCCGCGAGACGGCATCCGAGGGGATCACGGTCAACGCGATCGCGCCGGCCTATGTCATGTCGCGCATGATCTCGGAACAGCTCACCGAGGCGCAGCGCCAGCAGCAATTGGCGCAGATTCCCGTCGGCCGCTTCTGCGAGCCCGAGGAAGTCGCCCACGCCGTAACGTTCCTCGTCTCGCCGCTCGCCGGCTTCATCACCGGCGAGGTCGTCGATATGAATGGCGGCCTGCATTTCGACTAA
- a CDS encoding mannitol dehydrogenase family protein, giving the protein MTERLDTQRLAALPAAILRPAYDRAAVRPGIVHLGVGAFHRAHEAVAIDDCLAAGDSGWGIVAASLRSPDTRDALNPQDGLYTVVDRDSEGDRFRVIGAILRVLVAPEDPAALVAAMADPNVRIVSLTVTEKGYTRRSDGTLDEDHPDIRHDLAEWGRPRSALGFLAAALEARKAAGVPPFTALSCDNLPSNGATLKALLTRFAELRSPELGTYVRDKVACSSTMVDRIVPATTDSDRALVDDALGVTDAWPVVTEPYYSWVIEDDFPAGRPDIRTPGVLFVEDVAPYELMKLRLLNGAHSTLAYAGLLLGHDNVAAAFTDPDARALVDALWRESAATLPDAGLDSDDYCARLAIRFGNRALRHKLDQIGTDGSEKLPQRIAMPLRENLAAGRKASAQASAIAFWIAALERRGKGEFAFTDPRLDRLTTLAAQADANAAAGDILALLGLGDQLEAARALVSPVLELIRREGARAAIRTVAAASR; this is encoded by the coding sequence ATGACCGAACGCCTCGACACGCAACGCCTCGCCGCCCTGCCAGCCGCGATCCTCCGTCCGGCCTATGACCGCGCCGCTGTGCGGCCCGGTATCGTGCATCTGGGCGTCGGCGCCTTCCACCGAGCCCATGAAGCAGTGGCGATCGACGATTGCCTGGCCGCCGGCGATAGCGGCTGGGGCATCGTCGCGGCATCGCTGCGCAGCCCCGATACGCGCGATGCGCTGAACCCGCAGGACGGGCTCTACACGGTGGTCGATCGCGATTCGGAGGGCGACCGGTTCCGCGTCATCGGGGCGATCCTGCGCGTGCTGGTGGCGCCGGAAGACCCGGCGGCGCTGGTCGCGGCGATGGCCGATCCGAATGTGCGCATCGTCTCGCTGACCGTCACTGAGAAGGGCTATACGCGCCGCTCGGACGGGACGCTGGACGAAGACCATCCGGATATCCGCCACGACCTCGCCGAATGGGGCCGGCCGCGCTCGGCGCTCGGCTTCCTCGCCGCGGCGCTGGAGGCGCGCAAGGCGGCAGGCGTCCCGCCCTTCACGGCTCTCTCCTGCGACAATCTCCCGTCCAATGGCGCGACGCTGAAGGCGCTGCTGACGCGCTTTGCCGAACTGCGCTCGCCCGAACTCGGCACCTATGTCCGCGACAAGGTTGCCTGCTCGTCCACAATGGTCGACCGCATCGTTCCCGCGACGACCGATTCGGATCGCGCTTTGGTCGACGATGCGCTTGGCGTCACGGATGCTTGGCCCGTCGTGACTGAACCCTATTATTCCTGGGTGATCGAGGATGATTTTCCGGCCGGACGGCCGGATATCCGCACGCCCGGCGTCCTCTTCGTGGAGGATGTCGCGCCCTATGAACTGATGAAGCTGCGCCTCCTGAACGGCGCCCACTCCACCCTCGCCTATGCAGGCCTGCTGCTCGGCCACGACAATGTCGCCGCCGCCTTCACCGACCCAGATGCGCGCGCGCTCGTCGATGCGCTGTGGCGGGAGAGCGCGGCGACGTTGCCGGATGCCGGGCTCGACAGCGACGACTATTGCGCGCGGCTGGCGATCCGCTTCGGCAACCGCGCGCTCCGGCACAAGCTTGACCAGATCGGCACCGACGGCTCGGAGAAGCTGCCGCAGCGTATCGCCATGCCGCTCCGCGAAAACCTCGCCGCCGGCCGCAAGGCGAGCGCGCAGGCCTCGGCCATCGCGTTCTGGATCGCAGCGCTCGAGCGACGCGGCAAGGGCGAGTTTGCTTTCACCGACCCCCGCCTCGATCGCTTGACGACCCTCGCTGCGCAGGCAGACGCGAACGCCGCGGCCGGCGATATCCTCGCGCTTCTGGGGCTCGGCGATCAGTTGGAAGCAGCGCGCGCGCTTGTATCCCCAGTCCTCGAACTCATCCGCCGCGAAGGAGCAAGGGCCGCAATCCGCACCGTGGCCGCCGCTTCCCGCTAG
- the deoC gene encoding deoxyribose-phosphate aldolase encodes MELSAIAAVIQHTNVSPTATDRDIRRLCDDAREFVFNGVMVQPCWIGLSRRLLDGTAIKVCSAMAYPMGGSLTRSKVAEMRHLVEEGVDEVDFMPNLGLLLSGEEDAFRDEVTAVVAAAVGRPVKAMLELETLSVEERRAAVLAAEAAGCTYVKNSSGWGIGGKATAELIRFMSATATSAKVKASGGIRTKQDAEDILSAGAVLLGTSAGPNIMRGGAGTRAY; translated from the coding sequence ATGGAACTCTCCGCCATCGCGGCTGTCATTCAGCATACCAACGTCTCGCCGACGGCAACCGATCGCGACATTCGCCGCCTCTGCGACGATGCGCGGGAATTCGTCTTCAACGGCGTTATGGTGCAGCCCTGCTGGATCGGCCTTTCGCGCCGCCTGCTGGATGGAACCGCCATCAAGGTCTGCTCGGCCATGGCCTATCCGATGGGCGGCTCGCTGACCCGCAGTAAGGTCGCCGAGATGCGCCACCTCGTCGAGGAAGGCGTCGACGAGGTCGATTTCATGCCCAATCTCGGCCTGCTGCTCTCCGGCGAGGAAGATGCTTTCCGCGACGAAGTGACGGCAGTGGTCGCCGCGGCTGTAGGCCGGCCGGTCAAGGCCATGCTGGAGCTGGAAACGCTCTCGGTCGAGGAACGCCGCGCGGCCGTCCTCGCTGCCGAGGCTGCCGGCTGCACCTATGTGAAGAACTCGTCCGGCTGGGGTATCGGCGGCAAGGCGACGGCGGAGCTGATCCGCTTCATGTCGGCGACCGCTACCTCGGCCAAGGTCAAGGCGTCCGGCGGCATCCGCACCAAGCAGGACGCCGAGGACATTCTCTCGGCCGGTGCCGTGCTTCTGGGCACCAGCGCGGGACCCAACATTATGCGAGGCGGCGCGGGTACCAGAGCCTACTGA
- a CDS encoding GntR family transcriptional regulator → MRSIETIEIRPMNAAHQTGTPIYKQVAMHIISEISAHEAKAGARLPSEDALSELFGVTRTTVRRSIGDLVQKGLLNKVHGGGTFFRGTSVIEQPLATSMISFSEALDDLNLNFETSVIEARRINRPSEIVRTRLEVDGPVYYLRRLRSVGGLPMMVVDCYVPVKEFPNLLDHDFSRCRLFSVFAESYGVEVSHGTRTFCAIASTAELARLLRVSVSDPLLFSEQTARRADEKAVEISNIWFSGRHFKLVANLSRPKNE, encoded by the coding sequence GTGCGCAGTATCGAGACGATCGAAATCCGGCCGATGAACGCGGCCCATCAGACAGGCACGCCGATCTATAAGCAGGTCGCGATGCACATCATCTCGGAGATCTCGGCCCATGAGGCCAAGGCGGGAGCCCGCCTCCCCTCCGAGGATGCGCTGTCGGAGCTGTTCGGCGTCACGCGCACCACCGTGCGCCGCTCGATCGGCGATCTCGTCCAGAAGGGCCTGCTCAACAAGGTCCATGGCGGCGGCACCTTCTTTCGCGGCACGTCGGTGATCGAGCAGCCGCTTGCGACGTCGATGATCTCGTTCTCCGAGGCGCTCGACGACCTGAATTTGAATTTCGAGACGAGCGTGATCGAGGCGCGTCGGATCAACCGCCCGAGCGAGATCGTGCGCACGCGGCTCGAGGTCGACGGTCCCGTCTATTATCTGCGCCGGCTCCGCAGCGTCGGCGGCCTGCCGATGATGGTGGTCGACTGCTATGTGCCGGTGAAGGAGTTCCCGAACCTTCTCGACCATGATTTTTCCCGCTGCCGGCTGTTTTCGGTGTTCGCCGAGAGCTATGGCGTCGAGGTCTCGCATGGCACGCGCACCTTCTGCGCGATCGCCTCGACGGCCGAGCTCGCCAGGCTCCTGCGCGTCTCCGTCAGCGACCCGCTGCTCTTTTCCGAACAGACTGCCCGGCGCGCCGATGAAAAGGCCGTCGAGATCTCGAACATCTGGTTTTCCGGCCGTCACTTCAAACTGGTCGCCAATCTCTCCCGCCCCAAGAACGAATAG
- a CDS encoding ribokinase, with protein sequence MITVPHADIVVFASYLVGHSVVVDRFPDGGQTLTGRDYAKGPGGKGSNQAIQAARMGASVSIIASIGRDADGDEAMALWEGEGVRTADVVRSAEVPTGVGFIQINAEGENTIVIDLGATGLMTPTFIRANAGAAKGAKIVMAQSEFPAAGALEAMAVGRELGALTIFNPAPMDRWLCDADLSNVDIITPNEGEAEALVGLGSVESNGRALAARVRKAAVITAGADGAYWFLPDGSGGHAPARAVDVVDTTGAGDAFNGILAAGLVQGLALDAAIRMASQGASLACTKREVIPSLPRLDDLTAAAP encoded by the coding sequence ATGATCACGGTTCCCCACGCCGATATCGTCGTCTTCGCAAGCTATCTCGTCGGCCACTCTGTGGTCGTCGATCGCTTTCCCGATGGCGGCCAGACACTTACCGGACGCGACTACGCCAAGGGCCCCGGCGGCAAAGGCTCCAACCAGGCCATCCAGGCGGCGCGCATGGGCGCCTCCGTTTCGATCATCGCCTCGATCGGCCGCGACGCCGATGGCGACGAGGCGATGGCGCTATGGGAAGGCGAAGGCGTGCGCACGGCCGATGTCGTGCGCAGCGCCGAGGTCCCGACCGGGGTCGGCTTCATCCAGATCAATGCCGAGGGCGAGAACACCATCGTCATCGATCTCGGTGCGACCGGACTGATGACACCCACCTTCATCCGCGCCAATGCCGGCGCGGCCAAGGGCGCGAAGATCGTCATGGCCCAGAGCGAATTTCCCGCGGCCGGCGCGCTGGAGGCAATGGCGGTCGGGCGTGAACTGGGCGCGCTCACCATCTTCAATCCGGCGCCGATGGATCGCTGGCTCTGCGACGCCGACCTATCCAATGTCGACATCATCACACCCAACGAGGGCGAGGCCGAGGCTTTGGTCGGCCTTGGGTCGGTTGAATCCAATGGGCGGGCCCTTGCCGCGCGGGTCCGCAAGGCCGCCGTCATCACGGCCGGAGCGGATGGCGCCTATTGGTTCCTGCCGGACGGCAGCGGCGGCCATGCGCCGGCGCGGGCCGTCGACGTGGTCGACACCACGGGGGCCGGCGACGCCTTCAACGGCATCCTCGCCGCCGGCCTCGTCCAGGGCCTCGCGCTCGACGCCGCAATCCGCATGGCGAGCCAGGGCGCCAGCCTCGCCTGCACCAAGCGCGAGGTGATCCCCAGCCTTCCCCGCCTCGACGATCTGACGGCGGCCGCCCCATGA